Part of the Nicotiana sylvestris chromosome 5, ASM39365v2, whole genome shotgun sequence genome is shown below.
tttcatgaattaaataaacggtgcacagacaaatgcaaacaattaagaaaattccacaaaaatttccaaaaatggtAAATGATTAAATGAAAAATCTATTTCTTttggattctgtaggagtaattcatatagggcaaaaatcacgtgctcacatgtgCTATGGGTGAATCACTCGTATTTGGCTATGTTGTACCTATGAATTAAGCTTCGAAGTTGATTGGTTTGAGGGCCTGGTTCCCAGGTTTATTTGGGCCtaatgaaggctccctatagtatattTGTATTACtgttatgtaattcattcattatCTGGTCCGTAATAACATTGTAATAAATCGATTTTGTGGTATTTAGTAAAATCGAGGGGATTTCTTATTTCCTTTTGTTAaactgggtagaaatcctgcctatagggattcATATATGCTATTAATTCTGCTCATTTGTCAAAACTGTTAAGTTCTGCAATGTGTCTTAGAAaccctgcctataggactttcatTGGTGATGCCGATTCTGCTTAAACTCATATAAGTTTTATATGGTGTGTTCATTAGAAATCCTTCCTATAGGACGCATCAATATGTGTtagcaatcatgcctataggaccccaaTGTTTGATTCAATTGTTTGTTGGTAATATGTACAATTTCTGCCTTTGTGCTacttaatagatatcatgcctataggaattaaatcaGTTTCAAacctagagatcatgcctataggatttaagtAGGTTCAgtaattagaaagcatgcctataggattacagggaaatacaaggctatgaaacatgTCTATGAAGCTAAAATCAGTGTgcatctagaaatcatgcctatagggttaaaaccAGTTcgacattagatatcatgcctataggattctactAATTGGTTCTGAATACAATTGCCACTGTGAATCACTTAgacaatatgcctataggacttaataatAACTCTGGATTCTGTAAGCGTGATGCATTACTGTCTGAAGTACCTAGACGATATtcattaaaatcagtaggcaaataaTAGGTCCTAATATTCACCTTAATGAAACTGATTATGTATATTGTTGTTGGCTTGTCTTCCCACATAGATATCCCATCTATAGGATTCTGCGATTAATAAAACCTGCTAATCAATTGCGTGCATTTGCTGTTTATTTgtggaggttaacatgagcccGTATTTGCTCTTTATCTgaaagtcctaattgtttttcTTGTCATCTAGTCTTTTACATTTTGGAGCAACCTAGGCTTAGTCTAGAACTATCCTTATAGTGGTcctaatacctccagggccataggTAAGGTATGGATAGTGCACGCATAGGAATCaagctagaatcaattagagcgctttaggtaacaacttaaagatagtaatcgggtagcaggagatgatagtatgtgcccgctgaataatatgagtaacatcCCGACTTGAGGGAGTTATgaaatattatttatgttgcatggGGTGATCTTTTAGtctaaaaaatttaggaccctCCATCCTTATTAAATAATTCTCTCGCTTCCTTAGACTAATTCATAATTGAGTTCGGCccggacccaccgttgtggacctcaaGGGGTACCTAACACCCTCCTCTCAAGGTAATTTTAAGCCCTTACTCGATCTCTGGCGATGCAAACTGGTATAATATGAGTTATCTGCTCTAAGTgtcctaacacaccttaatccattaggtggcgactctaaccAATTCCTTTTACCTACCCTCTCAAAGGAGTTGTCAAAATGtcaaaacccgatttcgcgagaaaaaggaggcgcgacagcatggcaactCCGCTGGGGAAaatctttaggctcttaccattaCGAACTTGATTTGCATGAATTAGTCTCTCTCGATAAGCGTACTTTTGTTATTTTGCTATCCctctcttgttttccttttattgcTACATGCACATTCTTTTCCTATTTCCCCTTTATATGAATTCACATGCAACTCTTCGTTTAATTCGATTACAACGTGTGTTTCCTCTTATTTTCTAATCATGTTCCCGAGTTTCAAATTTGCTATATCATGTCTCCCCCAATCCTTACCCCTTTTATTTGCTTTATTACAATTCCTTCATTTCGTGAACTAACTTCTTccctgtttttctttccttcatgTCTTTACAGTCATTCAATACTGCATTTATTTTTAAACATGTGAAAATACTTGACAATGTGTTATTTTTTGCATAAtacatgctcaacatcatatttcactcgtgtGTTCTAATACCATAGCTGCACTTGGTGAGTGTCAGCGCTCTTCCtaaaatcaccctttaaatttaaaaaggcttatttgcggtaaaactagtcgatcagcggtgcaattgacggttccgtgcctttccctctcaagctgtccacttgagggtactaGTCTACACTTCTATAGAAACATTACTCTGATaataattgtacatgcatcatgatcaCACCTAGCCTGGGTTAATATGgtgtccgcataataaccctcTAAGAAAAACctcgtccaaagtccactgggatttccataatcccaacgggcgCAACCAcgatatgtgcattatttggagagaTAAATGCCGACATGCTAATCGTTAATGTGTAAGTAGTCGATCCGAAGGGGGAAAGGGTCTAACTCTGTTTATattttttgcagaaaatgaggcacgaagtccccaggttcagCATGGTCCGCAATATACCACCGGGAAAACCTTTCGCCAAGCGACAAAAATCACGTAAAAAGGGTTCTTGGAAACTTACCCTCCTTGTTGGACATCCAGCCAAAAAACATGCTGATCGAGGCTACTACTATGTTCTGGGACAAAAAGGGTTGTATTCCATTTTGGCAATATAGAAATATCCCCTTTTGGAGGAAATAGGATGATTCGCTGGATTACCATGGGATAGTCCCAGTTTACTAGTACCAGAAAATCGCACTACTAGGGtttttttgaagatgatgggtctGAGAAATAATGATGACTTGGCATGCCTAAAGAagtcctacatacccttcgacttcctctatgaacgatacggaCATAGCAAATCTTACTGTATCTTTCATGacgaattctccatcacttcccTGGGTTGGATTCATCGTAGAGTTTTTGTATCCATCGTCTGTTTTAATGGAGGGAATCGAGGGACAAACATATACTATTATTCCGATAATTATAGCAGAAATATACCGGGCTTTGGATCGTTGCTAGAAAGGGTTCAAACAttttgagggttgcaacttgctgctGCAGATTTGGTTGTTTGAACATCTTCAGAGAGGCCAATACCACCAAGAGTTTCCACGgaggccgtggaatgatcacatagttTTCCATCATCCGAAAAGAATGACCTTTATCCCAGACAGGTTTGCACGGCCAGAGAATGCTACAGAATGGGCACAGTTTTTCAGCAATTTGACCGAGGACAAGGTTCATTGGATGTTCGAGTAGTTCCCTACTAGCGAATTTATCATCAGATCCAAGGATGTTCCGCATCTGGTGCTAATTGGATTAAGGGGCATACATCCTTATGTTCCTATCAGGTtcatgagacaagctggtagAAAACAAGTCATATCGCGAGTCTCTAAAATGAGTCATTACAAAGCAAATTTTCAGGATGATGTCATTCCATACAAATGTGAGGCCCAGCACATGTGGCATGtgaagattatcgtggaaaaggataccatcaagCTAGATCAATATCACGCAGGTCATATGTACTTCTATCCATCATGGTTAGAAGATCACGTAGCAGGAATAGTCGAGCCAGGGGTTGGTCAAGGAACCAGGGTCATAGATGAGGCTGCTGAAGCACAGGTGAAGTATGAGAGACTATGCAAAAGAGTCTGAAGCCAGGCATTTGGAACAACACAAGTTAGATATGGAGTCAATTAACGAGTGGAGGGAAATGGCTACAAAGTCAACAGAAAGGTTAGAATATTTGGAGCAGGGTCTAATGGAACTAGAAGGGAAGGGGAGGAAAAGGGTCGTAGACTGTCAGAATGCAGAAGGCAACGAAGGAGGACACCTAGCAAGGGCGTACCAACTACTGGACATGCAAGACCTGGGGAATCTAATTGACAGAGCCAAGAGGGTCAAATATTGAGAAGGTCcctctaggaccaagtagattaggtttatctaTTTTGAGTCATTTTGGAATTCGAATGTGATAAGGCAGATACCATTAGTAACTCATTTATTTGTTGTCGTATTTAGGTTCGTATTAtttattacattaatgaaatgaggtaTTTATCTGCATTAAATCTCTCCAAGTATACTTGTTGCTAGGCTTACCTCGGGCATCACGaggttccccaaattaggacacgaatttacattcctACAATAcctgtttaaatactacaaatactttttagaatccttactgacttgtttacctttttgcatttttctttattttgattattcccctcccctaaggttggttcgcgcATACTGGCTTCGtcaacatatcacaccagatctagaggccatccacctcctcctcctccaagtaatctgAAAAGAAAGGGAAAGGCCAAGATGGATGATATGAATGGTATCCAGAAAGAAAATGTTGCACACGTGGAAAATGTTGAAACTTCAGATGGTTGGAGTACTCCAGCCCAGAATGATTTGGTCCTACAGTTGGAACAGAAAATACTAGAATTGCAaggggaacttgagcaggtctgcaacttggcaaacctctccctcaccctaaacGTCCCAGATCTTAACCAGCAAAATGCTCAAAACACCAAACCAACGTCCGCAAAATCCTCTTGCACCCCAGCAATACGCAACACCTCCCcaaaatcctaatcctccacCAGTACCGACTCATCCTCAACACCAGCATCTCCCGACTCAATACCCACaaaccacttaccatactccTCAAAATACCCCACAACCTATCCCTGATCCGCAAAATTCAACTAATGATCACCACTACACTCCAACCCCCGACACCCACCAAAATAATCCCATATACATGGAAACCTTACCCCACTCTAATCAACCAATCTAATACACTCCAGAATccgccgagaaggacctgctcattaagaatatGGCGGAGGAGCTCAAGAAGCTCACAAGCCACGtccagggtgttgaaggaggcaaaggaattgagggTCTGAATTACGAGGATCtatgcattcagccagatgtagaactgtcGGAgagttacaaacctcctaagttcgagatgtttgatggaacGGGTGACCTGAAGGTGCATTTGAGGACATACTGTGATAAGCTCATGGGAGTTGGGAAAGATGAAAGAATTTGCATGAAATTATTCATGAGGAGTCTCACTGGAGACACCATATCTTGGTATATCAGTCAAAATCCCAAGAAGTGGGTTAATTTGGTAAGCATGGCATCGgacttcatggaccgattcaggtttaatatagagaatgcaTTGGATGTCTTCTACATACAGAACCTCAAAAAGAAACCAATGGAAACTTTTTGCGAGTATTCTACTCGATGGAGGTCAAAAACTGCAAAGGTCAGGCCGGCACTAGAAGAAgagcagatgaacaaattctttgtcagggccaaggatccacaatactatgaaagcttaatggttatcgaaaatcaaaaattctccaacatcatcaaactcggggaaaggattgaagaagggatCAAGAGTGGGATAGTAACCAATTTTGAGGCATTGCAGGCTATGAACAAAGCATTACAGTCAGGgggtatatcaaagaagaaagaagtaggggcagtgatggtggcccaaggtccaaaatctccactcacataccaaacacctccacccacataccaaccttCACCTCCCAGATATCCTCAATCCGCTACCACCTACCACTCTTATAACACCTAGCCAGCCTATTACCATTCACCACCAACCCATCAAAACTATCAAAAACCCAGACCCAATTTCGATCGCAGGCCGCCCAGACAATACACCcctattgctgagcccatcgaccagctATATGAAAGATTGAAGGCTGCCAGATATGTCCCCCTTATTCCCGTTGTCGTTATAGAAAActcctcccaatgggtcaacccgaaCAAAACAAGTGCGTACCATTCCAGCATGAAGGGGCATACTATTAATGAATGCCgcactctgaaagacaagattcagacCCTGATTAATACCaaagtcatacaagcaaaggaagttacacccaatgtccgcaacaatcccctcccagatcataggggtgaagcagtaaatgtgatagaaacttatgaagaatgggatcctgaagggtcaattgggcttattcgGGAAGGTGACGACTCTAAGAAAcctgcagtcacactcactcctattgtggtacagataCAGCCACCGGTCAAAGTTGAAGTAGCTGCATCAGCTCTGTTTGAAATCAAAGTGACAGCACATGCGACTACACcaactccatttgaagtagaagtagcGACACCCTTCACTCTGACGGTAGCATCCACACCACCCTTCAATTCCAACGCCATACCTTGGTATTATGTTGCCGAAgctaggagaaaaggaaaagaaaaaatggaagagTCTGGTGCAACACAGGGGATGACCAGAACTGGAAAAATCTATACACCCAaaaatttgggaggaacaagcaagGAAGCTACAGCCAAACAACCCATCATTGAAACTGGTctagatgatctttggaggaaagtacaggcaagagAATACTCTGTCgttaatcatttgaacaaaactccCGCCTAGATATCCATTCTATCACTACTACAGAATTCTGAGACGCATAGAAATGCTCTaatgaaggtgttgaatgaagtGTACGTGCCCAACAACATCAccagtggagagatggccaacatggtagggcaagtactggaaagccacaagatcacctttcacgaagatgaactaccacctaaaggactaagtcacaacagggcactgcatatcacagtacagtttgaggacaaattcatagtcagagtcctaatagatgggggttctagcctcaacatttgtccgttgactACTCTAAAAAGGTTGGATAAAGATTTCCATAAGATATGAGCAGGGagtatgaatgtgaaagcatttgatgggtctcaaagggccacaatttGGGAAATTAACCTTTGTTTGCAGATGGGCCCGACTTGGTTTGATATTGAGTTTCAGGTATTCGACATATCTGCTACGTATAATCTTTTACTGGGACAGCCTTGGATACATGCTGCTGGAGCTGTGGATTCTACactacaccaggccgtgaagttctaatggaaccattaggaggtaatcattcatggtgACTGAAGTAATCCCATTTACACCAGTTAAACTATCCTGGTTGTCGAGAATAGAAGAAAGTTGGGTGGAGAGCTTATCATCGCATCGAGAGTGTCAATGCAATTGAGAAAGATAAATAGTGGagcagcaaaatagaaagcatactggcattgtcagggtatgaacccggcaaagggcttgggaagaaactccagggcattaccaaaccaATATAGTTGAAATGTCATGGTACAACTTTTGGGCTCGGATATCTGTATACATGGaaagtatgatgattggtcgccacAATGGCGTGGTACCTATTACCCTCTTGAACAGCCAATGACGTATCTAAGTCAGACCTTTCATCAggccgatacaatatggggatctgaagaagaggaagctttGGCTGGGCTAAGGAACCTGTTTCTAGAAGATGAATATATGGATAGCAAAGTGATAGTTGAGGAGGAAAAGGAAGAAGGCCTTACCATTCATACGGTGGAGAGGGGAGTTTTCTCAAgaactggactgccacaccatcaaAGATCAGACGAATCCTGGGGTAGCATAGCTACTAATGTTATTTGAAAAAACAAGTCTTTTTAagcatttagttttgaaaatacctttcttttagtattttgttttggaaaatattgTTTGAAGTCATCTAGACAATATTTTGTTTAACGTTTCAGCATTTACCAAATAATTTGATGTTTTATTATCGttttctttcatatttttcttctacaacattactatttattaccttgatgaaccaacgactgtgatatgtaatgagacaacgcaacatatGGATAGTGATtcggaagaagaagatgagatacctgaggaagttgtcagagaagttgagaagtttgagaataagcctaagtccaacctggacgaaaccgagaCAATCAATTTAGGAGATTCTGAAATCACCAAAGA
Proteins encoded:
- the LOC138868591 gene encoding uncharacterized protein; protein product: MAEELKKLTSHVQGVEGGKGIEGLNYEDLCIQPDVELSESYKPPKFEMFDGTGDLKVHLRTYCDKLMGVGKDERICMKLFMRSLTGDTISWYISQNPKKWVNLVSMASDFMDRFRFNIENALDVFYIQNLKKKPMETFCEYSTRWRSKTAKVRPALEEEQMNKFFVRAKDPQYYESLMVIENQKFSNIIKLGERIEEGIKSGIVTNFEALQAMNKALQSGGISKKKEVGAVMVAQENSSQWVNPNKTSAYHSSMKGHTINECRTLKDKIQTLINTKVIQAKEVTPNVRNNPLPDHRGEAVNVIETYEEWDPEGSIGLIREGDDSKKPAVTLTPIVVQIQPPVKVEVAASALFEIKVTAHATTPTPFEVEVATPFTLTVASTPPFNSNAIPWYYVAEARRKGKEKMEESGATQGMTRTGKIYTPKNLGGTSKEATAKQPIIETGLDDLWRKVQAREYSVVNHLNKTPA